The following coding sequences are from one Oncorhynchus clarkii lewisi isolate Uvic-CL-2024 chromosome 20, UVic_Ocla_1.0, whole genome shotgun sequence window:
- the LOC139377182 gene encoding cement protein 20-like: MGAGKMWPEFCECEFCECEFCECECEFCECECEFYECEFCECEFCECEFCECECEFCECELCEFCECEFCECEFCECECEFCECEFCECECEFCECECEFYECEFCEYECEFCECECEFCECECEFCECEFCEFCECECEFCECEFCECECEFCECFQNGTLFFI; the protein is encoded by the exons ATGGGGGCAGGGAAGATGTGGCCCGAG TTCTGTGAGTGTGAGTTCTGTGAGTGTGAGttctgtgagtgtgagtgtgagttctgtgagtgtgagtgtgagttctATGAGTGTGAGTTCTGTGAGTGTGAGTTCTGTGAGTGTGAGttctgtgagtgtgagtgtgagttctGTGAGTGTGAGTTGTGTGAGTTCTGTGAGTGTGAGTTCTGTGAGTGTGAGttctgtgagtgtgagtgtgagttctGTGAGTGTGAGttctgtgagtgtgagtgtgagttctgtgagtgtgagtgtgagttctATGAGTGTGAGTTCTGTGAGTATGAGTGTGAGTTCTGTGAATGTGAGTGTGAGTTCTGTGAATGTGAGTGTGAGTTCTGTGAGTGTGAGTTCTGTGAGttctgtgagtgtgagtgtgagttctGTGAGTGTGAGttctgtgagtgtgagtgtgagttctGTGAGTGTttccaaaatggaaccctattctttATATAA